Within the Setaria viridis chromosome 3, Setaria_viridis_v4.0, whole genome shotgun sequence genome, the region GCCCTGCCTCGATAATGGAATGGATGGAGCTGTCACGCTGCGCAAGCGCAATCACTCTCGCTTCGCTTGTGACTCGATCGATCCCAGCGTCCACCTGTGTGTGAGAGCGGATGATCGATCGCAAGGTCGGCAAGGACACAGCTAGCGCCTGTATGTGCACCAAGCCAGGGAGCACTGGCTCGCCGGTGCCAGATCAAGAAGCGCGCGCCCACACGTCCGTCATGCATGGACGAGCCGAGCCGGCCATGTACACCAGCGACGcgacgcgcggccggcggcccggCAGCTGTGGTAAACGGCATGAGACCAGAACATTGGACCGACGCGCCTGGAGACCGACCGGAGACTGGTATCCATCGGATACGGCCGCCTCTGCCAAATGTTCAGGCGAATTGAACCACCCTAGCTAACCTTAGCTAGGATGTTCATTCGAGTGGGTTTTGCTGACTGCCGCTACTACTTGTAAGAAGCTGCCCAAAATCTGGGATGTGTAATATATACTCTGTGCTTTATTTCGACCGATCAAGGTAAACCAACACACCTGACCTGCTGGGCAACTGAAATGATGCATCAGGATCAGATCATCGCAACCAACAGTAGATGACCAAACCTCTCGTCCTATGTGAAAGAGTTATAAGTGCATACTAATTCCATGAGCTTTTTTACGGTACCTTATACTGGCGTATACTAGTGCTCGAAAAGGGAAACTTGTATATAAACATCCCATTGAAATATTCACTAGTGGTATGGGTAGTGTATATATAGCTACTATAAGGGTAATATgggaaaagaacaaaaataacATTACGATAATACATTTTTGACACTAAAAATCCACCCCCTTTGTAAGAGAGTCAATTAATACATATGTAATTATTACTAAATTTAAAAACCCTTAAAAATGGTTGGTTTCATCTCCTCTATACTATATACTACCGAATAGTAGTATAAGGCACCGTCAAAAAGCTCAATTCCTTTGCTTCCGCCACAATGAAAGTTTTAATTTCATGCAGCATTCATGTACTCAGCGAGAGAGCATTTTACCCACATGTAGTCTTGACATGGAACTCATCTCCCTGTTAATCCCAAGAAATAATTATTGACAACCTGAATAAATCTATTTTGTGGAAGATCGTTAAGGGTAATTCAGAGGAGAGACAGGTCAGGCTGCTCACAGTGACACTGATGATGCAACTGTCCTGCGTTAGCAGTAGCTTTCAGCTGATTCACTTCTCCCCTTCTGCTGAATCATTACCTGATCCCGTGACCACCGGTACCTTCccttcagagagagagaggtcacCAGGAAGCCAGAAAGGTACCTTTTCTTCTCTTTGCTAATTAATTGTTGCCACAGATTACCTTGGCCAGACTCTAGGCATCATCATCCAGGTGAATCACAAGGATGGATTTATGCACCTTTGCTTCTTGCATTGCTTGTACAGAAAAGTTACAATAGAGCTGCTACTTATAGACTGCTTCACTTTAGAGAACTTGAGATATGAAGATTAAGCTGGCTAAGCTAATTTTATTTCATTTCTCAAGCATCATTGATGGTTCCATTTGTGATCATATATGTAATAACATCAACTAGCCTTGTAGTTGATGAGCTGATGATACAGGAACAGGTAGTCCACACTCATCACTCACCACTCAGCACAGAGATAGGGTTCAAATGTTAGCCAGCCAAACCTGCAGCCCATCGCAAACGGACCCGCACGTCCATGCGGCGGCCTATTTCGACGCGCACGGCACCACCacaccctcgccggccggctCGCCCTGGTCCGTGTGCCGTGGCCCCGgtccgcccgccgctgccgccagccCCCGCTCGCTCATTGCGCTGGGCAGGATAAAGGGGGACCGACCCTTTGAAGAAGCGCGCGCTCCCACGGCATCTGCAGAGCAGAGCGAGACACCATGGTCAAGAAGCTCGTCGCGCTTGGCGTGGCGCTGGCGTTGCTGGCGCTGCTGGAGCCGGCGGTCGCCGGCGTCAAGTTCACCGACGAGGACCTCAAGTCCGAGGAGTCCCTGTGGCGCCTCTACGAGCGATGGGGCGCGCGCTACAACGTGACGCGCCACCCCGTCGACAAGCTGCGCCGGTTCGCCTTCTTCAAGGACTCGGCGCGGCACGTCCATCTCCATACGACAGCAGCAGGCCAGGCGCCGGGGCTGAACGGCTTCGCCGACCTCACCAATGACGAGTTCAACCGCTACTACAAGTGCAACATGCTGGAGGCCGGCGCTCGGCGCACTCTGCCCGtgaggaggcgcggcgacgggtcCCTTCCTCTCCCCATCTCCATCGACTGGCGCATTAAGAGCTGTGGCACAGGCCCGTGCCTCAGTCCGGTCAAGTCCCAGGGCGTCTGCGGCTCCTGCTGGGCATTCACCGCGACGGGGGCGATGGAGAGCCACTACGCCATCCAAGGGGCCAAGGACAACCGGGGCCTGGTTGACCTGTCGGAGCAGGAGCTCGTCGACTGCGACACCCACAGCATCGGCTGCAAAGGCGGCGAAGTCGACTACGCCTTCGACTACATCATCGCCAAGCAGGGCCTGGCGTCGTCGGCCTCCTACCCGTACACGGCAACGAATGGCACATGGCAGGCCGCCGGCAAACCGCGCGTGGATCTCCTCCTCCGGGGGTACGAGACGGTGCCCGCCAACGACGAGTTTCAGATGCTGCAGGCCGTCACCTACGGGCCCGTCGGGGTGTCAATCGCCGTCGGACCAGACAACCTCGAGTTCAGATACTACGACGGCGGCATCTACTCGGGGCCGTGCGGAGTGGCGAATGATCATGCCATCCTGCTCGTCGGCTACGAGAGCGACCTCTACGGTCTGAAGAATTCGTACGGAGAGCGCTGGGGGGACGACGGCTACATGTACCTCAAGCGCGATCACGGGAAAAGTGCCCGCGGCACCTGCGGCATTCTCAGCGAGGGAGGATTCTACCCCGAGATGGGGCTTTGACTGTTCGTGCTCGTGTGCTTTAGCAACTAGCAGTGTGCTTTGACTTTACTGCTTCTGATACTCTGATTGTGTCATGGATCGATCGTTTTAATTTCGGTGCTTGAGTGTTTAATTTCTTCTCCCTGCGTCTGATTGTGTCATGGATGTTCGTTTAATATAATTCTGCAGCTTGATCGGCTGTGATTTCTTGCAGCGCTGCTAGCTTGCTGCATAGTTTTAGTCTGCATTCAAGAGTCCAAAATTTAATAGGCCAACAGCTGCAGCAAGATTCACAACCGAACGCGCACCTGGAGCTTTTGTGAAATCGTGTGCACAAACAGGGAGGGAAAAAGATCGCAAGTTTAGTGCAGGACTACCTGAATAAAAGCCTAGCGAAAATTTTATCAGACTTGTCACCATGATCTCTCAAAATGATTATGATCGCACTGTCACAGTTCATGTAGGTAGTCAAAAGAAAGTACAAGAAAGCTTTTGATCTAATGCATGAGCGGTCATAGCTCTTTTCTTCTGTAGAACCAATAAATCATCGGGAGCATGGCAAGAACGGCTTCTAAACAGCAACGCAAAATGAACGGCTTCAAAACAGCAACGCAAAATTTCAGGCATTTGATTGATTTTCTCTCCATGACACGAATTTTTTTTGGTTAATTACCACATGCTGCGAAAACCGTTGGTAAAAGAATTTGTTGGTTAGGATTTCTGAAGCCCAAATGCTAAGTCAGCCGTTGTGTCGATCCTCTGCCAGGAAAGTGCTCCATGCATGTATATCACACGAAAAGTATAGCTCTATTAGAGCTGCTGGTCGAGCTTGCACTAGAGATCTTTCTCTTTACAAATAGTTGGAAACAGCTCAACAATGTGCCTGATCGAATGCAAAAGATAAATCGAGGCCTGAATTGCAATCCTTTCCTCGGAATAATTCCTATTTCAAAGCCTCTCTTTTAAGGGAACAATAACCCCTCTTCTCTCATTCGCTCTCTATTGCATGGGTGGAGGAACAAAAATAGGATTCTGAAAAAAGAAAGCAGGGCAACAACAGTTTTAACGCAGGACCACCAAAATTCGAAGATCTGCTCAATTTCCTTACCACCACGACAAATCATTTTTCTCACCACGCAAACTACTACCACTGGCGAAAGAACTTGTCGCTCGGACTCCGAAGCTTCCCGCCCAACTGCTCAAGTGATTCCATCTCTCTATCTGGAACAGAGTCCCAGACATGATGGACTGTCATGAGTTCAGTAATCAGCACCTTGGTAACTTGGGGCACAGCAACACGCTTAACATTCGTTCCAGACACATACTTTCCAGGGGATTTGACACTACTCACACTAGAAGTGATTTGAGTCTACTCCTATGTGAGAAGAGCAGCAGCATTTTCTGAAGATGAAAATGTTATGCATGGGCACCTGCACACAGCACACGGGGAGATGCTGGATCACTGTTTGGTAAATATCATGACAGTATTGTTCTTAACATACCAAAACAGTTAAAAGGGAGCAAAACCCACCATACTTCATTGGCTTTTTGCCAGGTATTTTCCTTTCCCTTCCAGATGCTTCCATTTTTCACATGTCTTCCTTATTGAACTcagagaagcagcagcagcagcatcaccaCTATTTGTCCATCTGCACTTCCTTTAACCAGCAACAGTATGATCATAATAACACGGTATCAGTTCTCCTCAGGAGTGACCATCAGATGAGCTCGTGCAATCTGAATTATTTGATTCTATAGGCAAATTCAGGAAAATCAAATCATTTTTTACGGATACTTTAATAAAGTGTAGCATCATCAGACAACCCTTTGTTGAGCGACAATGCATTCCTTATCGAGCAGAAGATAGGCAACCAACTAAATGTCTAGTTTTAGCGTCCTATATATCTTCCAGACCACATGGCACGGACGAATTATAAGAGAGCAAGAGCATGAAAAATCGAGCGGTTCTTATCACAACCGTTCTTTGTGGCAGAAGTTTTTACCGGTTCCCCAGGAAAGTATGTTGGTCTTGCAGAAACAATTAGGGGATTTCAACTAATCCTTTCTGGAGAATTAGACAGCCTACCCGAACAGGCTTTTTATTTGGTGGGGAACATCGATGAAGCTAGCACGAAAGCTATAAACATAGAAGAGGAGAGCAAATTGAAGAAATGAAATTAAATCTTTATGTACTGACTCCTAAACAAATTATTTGGGATTGTGAAGTGAACGAAATCATTTTATCTACTAATAGTGGTCAAATTGGTGTATTACCAAACCACGCCCCCATTAAAACAGCTATAGATATGGGTCCTTTGAGAATGCGCCTCCTCGACGACCAATGGTTAACAACGGTTCTGTGGAGTGGTTTTGCGCAAATAGTTAATAATGAAGGTAGAATTTGCAAGAATTCTTGAGGAGCATTGAGTAAATTCTTCAGAAGCCGGATCTTCCTCTAGCATTATCTCAATCAAATCGGCAGCTTCTTTTGCACATCCGTCTTTCTTCTGAAGCCCCAAAAGAACCAAGTGGAATGTGCTTGTACTAGGACGAAGGCCACTATTTAACATTCTGTGAAGAGCTTCCCAAGCAGATTTCATCCTTCCTTTCTGAATAAAAAAACCCATCTATTACAGCAATATAGCACTCAATGTCAGGCACAAGGTCCCTCTTCAACATTGAGAGCACCAGCTCATACGCTTCTTCAAAATTGCCCTCCTTACAATGTCCTAGGATCAATGTCTTGAATGCTTGGAAATCGACCTTTATCAAAGGtaggaaatgcatacattttcATCTCTAATTTACCATATAACATTAGCAACATTTTTATTCTAAAATTCTTCAGCAACAAACACAAGTGACGTTCAGATCCGCATGTGTGCTTCATTTCCAGGAATGGCGCTACCTCCAGAGTCTGCTTGTTTCAGTTCCGAAGCAATGCACCAGCAAACCTATATAAAACAAGTTTTTGTAAATGAATAGAATTATGAGGAGGTTTTATGCCAGTGATGACAATGCAGAGTAGACGCTGCTACAAATACGATTGTGAAACATCCACACGAGATTCAGATTTAAGAGTTTCCAAGACCACGAGGCTACTATTTGGCATCATGTCAAATGACACCAGATGGTGAGACCATCCATTAGAGAAAAACGGCTTATGGATCTACCAGTTTATCAACCATCAGCACACTACCCCTCTTCAGCTAAGCTTACCTCAGTCCAAATGCTGAGAAACTTTAATGTCCATATGCCCAAGAATAAAAGAACAAAGATACTTCATAACTTTAGATAAGTGGTAAGACTGGAAAAAGCAGGGCCCAACAGAAAAACCACAGAAGAAACCATGGTTAGTTCAATATCATGCGATGGTTAGCATAAGCATAACTCAGCTACCATCCCTTTCGTTCCAATGCCAGTTTTCAGTAGTTTCCTGGCTCACGTGTTATTTCTCTGTTTATcccttttgtttttatttagacATGTTTTTTTCTAACATCACAAAATCACTATGAAGTAGCGTGAATAAATCCTATTATCTGCCATA harbors:
- the LOC117850074 gene encoding cysteine endopeptidase Rep1, with translation MVKKLVALGVALALLALLEPAVAGVKFTDEDLKSEESLWRLYERWGARYNVTRHPVDKLRRFAFFKDSARHVHLHTTAAGQAPGLNGFADLTNDEFNRYYKCNMLEAGARRTLPVRRRGDGSLPLPISIDWRIKSCGTGPCLSPVKSQGVCGSCWAFTATGAMESHYAIQGAKDNRGLVDLSEQELVDCDTHSIGCKGGEVDYAFDYIIAKQGLASSASYPYTATNGTWQAAGKPRVDLLLRGYETVPANDEFQMLQAVTYGPVGVSIAVGPDNLEFRYYDGGIYSGPCGVANDHAILLVGYESDLYGLKNSYGERWGDDGYMYLKRDHGKSARGTCGILSEGGFYPEMGL